In a single window of the Papaver somniferum cultivar HN1 chromosome 8, ASM357369v1, whole genome shotgun sequence genome:
- the LOC113303520 gene encoding testis-expressed protein 2-like: MLLSLFFGFLLGALTIIAVEAFVLYHLIHRLTKKYEFKSQLVQQDLDPQQSLSFSYNKQGVIWILEPEKLAKVGAKDKLPKDQKNKKEIVEVTPVKKHAKIKDHSLIITNSNGSQVTIDLVDCMVLSVSASNLSSRKWAKRYPVKVEGKTSAVYNGSKTFYIYFETSWEKESWCKALRLATCDGKERVNWYAKLNKEFYNYLTSLNAGYPSLKKHPFGFSAEPMDRTTKNDGSTSKVRGFLKKLAKKASKSGTDSKGNSVSASIREERKMGEKSRSAQDLVGLTGSVRYPLTEKTTSSSLDEDPVLSRSVSQSQASVTSDADFDDKFGVDEGTLCCNLLLSRLFFDAKRNDAIKSSIQERIQRTLLNLRTPSYIGGVNLTGLDLGTLPPNIHGMRVLPMDMNEVWAIELDLEYSGGLVLDVETRLEVREPGFEKGIINKGLESDSVGRATSDLLEGFQSLVSGEIVAEIDKKEEVENKHDETKFSKSSSWKSPYVSKWKSIVNSVANHVSQVPISLGIRIASIRGTLRIHIKPPPSDQLWFGFTSMPDIQFDLDSSVGDHKITSGHVAVILGNRFKAAIRDMLVLPNCEGVCVPWMLAEKDDWIPRKDAPYIWVKQEVVSDPAALELSNCQPEESETIVEEGRKSSDKQASSSNYLEVKDYENAKSLHQRNGQSEELSSSSKPSLSASSSTNQSTSSNRSLQDLKAPLLIKDESHNETYSYSRSESQVENQSPLSESMIRERRFGSFNEDPNPKKMGSRRARMMDLRNKVSEKFEEKKRHIEEKGRNIVEKMRGP, encoded by the exons ATgttattatctttattttttgGGTTTCTTCTTGGAGCCCTTACAATCATTGCTGTTGAAGCATTTGTATTGTATCATCTTATTCATCGATTAACTAAGAAGTATGAGTTTAAATCTCAATTGGTTCAGCAAGATCTTGATCCTCAACAATCTCTTTCGTTCTCTTACAATAAACAG GGTGTGATTTGGATATTAGAACCGGAAAAGCTTGCGAAAGTAGGGGCCAAGGACAAGTTACCTAAGGATCAAAAAAACAAGAAGGAGATAGTGGAGGTCACTCCTGTCAAAAAGCATGCAAAGATTAAGGACCATTCACTTATTATCACCAATTCAAATGGTTCTCAGGTTACTATTGATCTTGTTGATTGCATGGTACTGTCTGTTTCAGCATCAAATCTTTCCTCAAGGAAGTG GGCAAAAAGATACCCAGTTAAAGTGGAGGGCAAAACGTCAGCTGTGTATAACGGAAGCAAaactttttatatatattttgaaacTTCCTGGGAGAAGGAATCATGGTGTAAGGCCCTTCGTCTTGCTACATGTGATGGCAAGGAAAGAGTTAATTGGTATGCCAAATTGAACAAGGAGTTTTACAATTACCTTACATCTTTAAATGCAGGATATCCTTCTCTTAAGAAACATCCTTTTGGGTTCTCTGCCGAGCCCATGGATAGAACTACTAAAAATGATGGTTCTACGTCAAAAGTTCGTGGCTTTCtaaaaaaacttgcaaaaaaggCTTCTAAGAGTGGCACTGATAGTAAGGGAAATAGTGTGTCAGCATCAATTCGTGAAGAGAGGAAGATGGGTGAGAAGTCACGTTCAGCCCAAGATTTAGTGGGGCTAACCGGTTCTGTTAGGTATCCCTTGACAGAAAAGACTACTAGCAGTTCCTTGGATGAGGATCCCGTGCTTTCACGTTCAGTAAGCCAAAGTCAAGCCTCCGTGACCTCAGATGCAGATTTTGATGACAAATTTGGTGTTGACGAAGGAACACTTTGTTGCAATTTGCTACTTTCACGGTTATTTTTCGACGCCAAAAGAAATGATGCGATAAAAAGCTCCATACAAGAAAGGATCCAG AGAACATTACTCAATTTGAGAACCCCTAGTTACATCGGTGGAGTAAATCTTACAGGTTTAGATCTTGGAACTCTCCCGCCTAACATCCATGGCATGAGGGTTCTGCCAATGGACATGAATGAGGTTTGGGCCATTGAATTGGACTTGGAATATTCAGGTGGCCTAGTGTTAGATGTTGAAACGAGACTTGAAGTTCGTGAGCCTGGTTTTGAGAAGGGTATCATAAATAAAGGTTTGGAGTCAGATTCTGTTGGGAGGGCTACATCAGATCTTTTAGAAGGTTTCCAGTCATTAGTTTCTGGAGAAATAGTTGCTGAGATAGATAAGAAAGAAGAAGTGGAGAACAAGCACG ATGAAACAAAATTTTCAAAGAGCAGTAGTTGGAAATCGCCTTATGTTTCAAAGTGGAAATCTATTGTGAATTCTGTTGCCAACCATGTTTCACAG GTTCCCATTAGCTTAGGTATAAGGATTGCATCGATTCGAGGGACCTTGCGAATTCATATAAAGCCACCTCCTTCTGATCAGCTATGGTTTGGATTCACATCAATGCCTGACATTCAGTTCGACTTGGACTCTTCGGTTGGAGACCACAAAATTACCAGTGGACATGTTGCTGTGATCCTGGGGAACCGGTTTAAG GCAGCAATCCGTGATATGTTAGTTCTTCCAAATTGTGAAGGTGTATGTGTTCCGTGGATGTTAGCTGAAAAGGATGACTGGATTCCTCGTAAAGATGCTCCCTATATATGGGTTAAACAGGAAGTGGTTAGTGATCCTGCAGCGCTCGAGTTATCGAACTGTCAACCAGAGGAATCTGAAACCATAGTTGAAGAAGGTAGGAAGAGTAGTGATAAACAGGCGAGTAGCAGTAATTATTTAGAGGTAAAGGATTACGAAAATGCGAAGAGCCTACATCAAAGGAATGGACAGTCTGAAGAATTGTCATCTTCTTCAAAACCTAGTTTATCTGCATCAAGTTCCACTAATCAATCCACAAGCAGCAACCGTTCTTTACAAGATTTGAAAGCTCCGTTGCTAATTAAGGACGAGTCACACAATGAGACATATAGTTACAGCAGGTCGGAAAGCCAAGTGGAGAATCAATCACCACTATCCGAGTCCATGATTAGGGAAAGACGATTTGGATCTTTCAATGAGGATCCAAATCCTAAGAAAATGGGCAGTAGGAGAGCAAGAATGATGGATTTGAGGAATAAGGTGTCTGAGAAATTCGAAGAAAAGAAGAGACATATTGAAGAAAAGGGCAGAAACATTGTTGAGAAGATGCGAGGACCATGA